The window GTGCTGCGTGGCTTTGCGGTGCTGATGATATTCGTCGTCAACATCAAAATGATGGCGAACGGCTACAACCATTACGGTGACCGAGCCCTGTGGGGCTCCGAAAGCGGTCGTTTGATCGGCTACCTTCACAACCTCCTGGTGCACAGTAAATTCGTGACGATCTTCACCGCGATGTTCGGCGCGGGCCTGGCCCTCCTGCTCGCGCGGGAGAATCCGGTTTCGCTACCGATCGTCCTGAAGCGCCTTTTCTGGCTGGCGGTTTTCGGCGCGATCCACCTCATATTCATTCGCGAAGGCGACATACTCATGCAGTATGCGCTGGTGGGATTCCTGGCGATCTTCTTTGTGAACCTAAAGGCCGGCGCCCTGCTCGCCCTAGGGATTGCGCTCCAGGTGGCCCTCTTCATCGCAGCGATCGTGTTCCCAGTGCAATATGACAACCTTCCGCTACTTTGGCAGGAAGGCCCGGATATGCACCTTGAGGTTCAGCAAATCATGCTTGGATCGCTGGCCGAGCAGATCTCAGCGCGCATCGATACTTTACGTTTCTACATGTTCGATCTGTTTGTCCTCGGCAGGGACTGGCTCGACAAACTGTCGGTGATGCTCATGGGGATGGGGCTGCTAAAGACCGGGTTTCTGACGGGTAAGTTTGCGCCGAAGACCTATTGGAAGCTGACGGCAGCCGGAGCCATCTGCGCGCTGGGCCTGGTGGCGGCCCGTCTGCTGGGCGTGGGCGACTCACCGTTCGAGGGGCACGTCATTGGAGCTCTCTGGGTCCTGCACCGATTCGGTGGGGCGCTGTTTTGGTCCGCGCTGGCTGTTGGTCTCGTCGCGGTTGGTTGGAAGGCCAAGGCTTTGGCGGCTGTCGGCCGGACGGCCTTCACCGTCTACATTCTTCAGTCGGTGATCGGACTACTGCTGTTCTCCAGCCTGGGGTTCGGCCTCTTCGGCCAGCTTTCGCTTGGCATGCTGACGATCATCACCGCGCTGGCATTTGCCTTCTTTCTGATCGCCGCCCCGCTCTGGCTCTCCAGGTTTCGGTTCGGCCCGTTGGAGTGGCTATGGCGTTCATTGACCTACGGTGAGATTCAGAAGATGTCACGTAGCTCGACATCGTGATGGTGTGATTAATCCCTTTGCCGCTCCTGCTCAGCCGCTGAGCTGATCATTTTTCACTGTCGTTGCTCCTAACGCCGCCAACTGCTTCCAGGCGGTGTCAGAAAACGCCAGTAGCAGTATCAACAAAGCACGACAGATTTTCTGCTTTGAACAATGGCTGGGAAGGGCACGCGGTGGCATATTTGCCCCGAGCGACCACCCCAGCCAACTAAGCCTCTCCCAGAATTTTCCAACTGCTGGGGTAGCCGCCTTTTTTGTTTGGTCAGCATCGACGCCCCTGAAGTCCACTACCGGTGGGACCAATGAGCGGGGCCACCCTTCTTACAACGCTGGCGTTTCCGAAATCGCCTGCAACTTCGGTTCGCCTGCGCCAAAGTAAGTGACGCTCCTAGTCAGCAAAGAAAGGGCTACCACCCTTTTTACGCATTGCATTGATATGCCTGTTATTCATTCACACTGAGGTCAAGCTCAACATAGGGCTAAACGAAGCTATCAGTCACCTATTGGGATTTCCGTGCACCTGTTTCGACCCAAGATATAGTCGCGCAAGCACCCAAGCATTGGGACCGCACCTAATACTTACCCACGGGTGACTGTGCGGCTCAAGGAATCCTAGCTGTCGACCGCATTTGCCAACAGGCCGCTCCTTCATGTCATGTCTTTGCACAGGGGGTGCCTATTGATGCGCCTTCCCTCACTGTGATTTATCCAATAGCTTAATTTGGTGCCTTACAAAGGCTGAATCCATTAGACGGTAGGTCTCACTCG of the Pseudomonadota bacterium genome contains:
- a CDS encoding DUF418 domain-containing protein, producing MTAGLAPDPTPDQAAPTSLAERINSLDVLRGFAVLMIFVVNIKMMANGYNHYGDRALWGSESGRLIGYLHNLLVHSKFVTIFTAMFGAGLALLLARENPVSLPIVLKRLFWLAVFGAIHLIFIREGDILMQYALVGFLAIFFVNLKAGALLALGIALQVALFIAAIVFPVQYDNLPLLWQEGPDMHLEVQQIMLGSLAEQISARIDTLRFYMFDLFVLGRDWLDKLSVMLMGMGLLKTGFLTGKFAPKTYWKLTAAGAICALGLVAARLLGVGDSPFEGHVIGALWVLHRFGGALFWSALAVGLVAVGWKAKALAAVGRTAFTVYILQSVIGLLLFSSLGFGLFGQLSLGMLTIITALAFAFFLIAAPLWLSRFRFGPLEWLWRSLTYGEIQKMSRSSTS